One genomic segment of Myxococcota bacterium includes these proteins:
- a CDS encoding alpha/beta fold hydrolase, with amino-acid sequence MEANPETPRLHIEVRGEGPLLVWAHGFGGSARNFRPQWRRFSERFRCVIYDARGHARSDAPPNAHDYSIALLCEDLGRVLDATDPAPAFVGGLSLGAATALAFARARPERIRGLILASYPASRGAGPGGFSRVARAFADRLDADGLEAAGSEFVWGPSSGLDARGADLVRQGFLEHPPHAMAHMLRGVVHALPTPEDLAEALRAKPLPLPVLLIAGAEDAGSLAASRTLADALPSAELVVVPEAGHVVNLQAPAAFDAAVEAFLAREG; translated from the coding sequence GTGGAAGCGAACCCCGAGACTCCGAGGCTTCACATCGAAGTCAGAGGCGAAGGGCCGCTCCTGGTCTGGGCCCACGGCTTCGGCGGCAGCGCCCGCAACTTTCGTCCCCAGTGGCGCCGCTTCTCGGAGCGGTTCCGCTGCGTGATCTACGACGCGCGGGGCCACGCCCGCAGTGACGCGCCCCCGAACGCCCACGACTACTCGATTGCTCTGCTCTGCGAAGACCTCGGCCGCGTCCTCGACGCCACCGACCCGGCGCCGGCCTTCGTCGGCGGGCTCTCCCTCGGCGCGGCGACGGCGCTGGCCTTCGCGCGCGCGCGACCCGAGCGCATCCGGGGTCTGATCCTGGCCTCGTACCCCGCGTCGCGGGGCGCCGGACCGGGCGGTTTCTCACGCGTCGCCCGCGCGTTCGCGGACCGCCTCGACGCCGACGGCCTCGAGGCGGCCGGATCCGAATTCGTTTGGGGACCCAGCTCCGGCCTGGACGCCCGCGGCGCCGACCTCGTGCGTCAGGGCTTCCTGGAACACCCGCCCCACGCCATGGCCCACATGCTGCGCGGCGTCGTGCACGCGCTCCCGACGCCGGAAGACCTCGCCGAGGCGCTCCGCGCGAAGCCGCTGCCACTCCCCGTATTGCTGATCGCGGGCGCGGAAGATGCGGGCTCGCTCGCGGCCAGCCGGACCCTCGCAGACGCCCTGCCCAGCGCGGAGCTGGTGGTCGTGCCCGAGGCGGGACACGTGGTCAACCTCCAGGCGCCGGCCGCCTTCGACGCCGCCGTCGAGGCGTTCCTCGCGCGGGAGGGCTAG
- a CDS encoding electron transfer flavoprotein-ubiquinone oxidoreductase gives MTQIERESMEVDVLYVGAGPATLASAIHLMNQVEAWNQNAEKNGKLPIEPPTVLVLEKSANIGDHMLSGGVMNPKAIRELIPDFEDQGFPTEHVCNYAGFWIFHPKGKLAAPQFATPPNFRKKGYHIVSLNKVAKWMAERAETAGVEIYPGFAGDKLLIEGDRVVGVRTGDMGVDKDGKPKGTFQPGMDIFAKVTVLGEGVRGTLSKQLIERFDLHGPNPQTFETGIKEIWRINPEKHKPGRVVHGMSFPKILDGFHGMWLYDMQDDLISYGFVTQLDSTNPFCDPHLEAQRFKTNPWMKWLLEDAELVRYGAKTIPTGGLYAQPKLYHDGALLVGDSASMCNAQNLAGIHMAMKTGMMAAETVVDALAAQDFTAKTLGGMTERYRTSWAYDEHYQARNFTGSNERGLFYFFLNEPLRMITGGRGMEDNLSTEAGHLHMKKLAELPKEKRQKEDFEFDGKLTFTKEHLVGFSGTAHEADQPSHLVVADTDLCRDVCAEEYGNPCENFCPAAVYEMVDDTERPGKQKLFIHHENCVHCKTCDIADPYQVITWTPPEGGEGPDYTQM, from the coding sequence ATGACTCAGATCGAGCGCGAGAGCATGGAGGTCGACGTCCTTTACGTCGGGGCAGGTCCCGCCACGCTGGCGTCGGCGATCCATTTGATGAACCAGGTCGAGGCCTGGAACCAGAACGCCGAGAAGAACGGCAAGCTGCCCATCGAGCCGCCCACCGTCCTGGTGCTCGAGAAGAGCGCCAACATCGGCGACCACATGCTCTCGGGCGGGGTGATGAACCCCAAGGCGATCCGCGAGTTGATCCCGGACTTCGAGGACCAGGGGTTCCCCACCGAGCACGTGTGCAACTACGCGGGCTTCTGGATCTTCCACCCGAAGGGGAAGCTCGCAGCGCCCCAGTTCGCGACGCCCCCGAACTTCCGCAAGAAGGGCTACCACATCGTCTCCCTGAACAAGGTCGCGAAGTGGATGGCCGAGCGCGCCGAGACCGCCGGCGTCGAGATCTATCCGGGCTTCGCCGGGGACAAGCTCCTCATCGAGGGCGATCGCGTGGTCGGTGTGCGCACCGGCGACATGGGCGTCGACAAGGACGGCAAGCCGAAGGGCACCTTCCAGCCGGGCATGGACATCTTCGCGAAGGTGACGGTGCTCGGCGAGGGCGTGCGCGGCACGCTCTCGAAGCAGCTCATCGAGCGCTTCGACTTGCACGGCCCCAACCCCCAGACCTTCGAGACCGGCATCAAGGAGATCTGGCGGATCAATCCCGAGAAGCACAAGCCCGGTCGGGTCGTGCACGGGATGAGCTTCCCGAAGATCCTCGACGGGTTCCACGGTATGTGGCTCTACGACATGCAGGACGACCTGATCTCGTACGGCTTCGTGACCCAGCTCGACTCCACGAACCCCTTCTGTGATCCGCATCTCGAGGCCCAGCGCTTCAAGACGAATCCGTGGATGAAATGGTTGCTCGAGGATGCCGAGCTGGTGCGCTACGGCGCGAAGACGATTCCGACGGGTGGACTCTACGCCCAGCCGAAGCTCTACCACGACGGCGCGCTGCTCGTCGGTGACTCGGCCAGCATGTGCAATGCCCAGAATCTCGCCGGCATTCACATGGCGATGAAGACGGGCATGATGGCCGCCGAGACGGTGGTCGATGCACTGGCTGCACAGGACTTCACCGCGAAGACCCTGGGCGGCATGACCGAGCGCTACCGCACGAGCTGGGCCTACGACGAGCACTACCAGGCCCGGAACTTCACCGGCAGCAACGAGCGCGGCCTCTTCTACTTCTTCTTGAACGAGCCGCTTCGCATGATCACCGGTGGCCGTGGCATGGAGGACAACCTCTCCACGGAAGCGGGCCACCTCCACATGAAGAAGCTGGCGGAGCTCCCGAAGGAGAAGCGCCAGAAGGAAGACTTCGAGTTCGATGGGAAGTTGACCTTCACGAAGGAGCACCTGGTCGGCTTCAGTGGCACCGCCCACGAAGCGGATCAGCCGTCGCACCTGGTGGTGGCGGACACCGACCTCTGCCGTGACGTCTGTGCCGAGGAGTACGGGAACCCGTGTGAGAACTTCTGTCCGGCGGCCGTCTACGAGATGGTCGACGACACGGAGCGTCCCGGAAAGCAGAAGCTCTTCATCCACCACGAGAACTGCGTCCATTGCAAGACCTGCGACATCGCAGATCCCTACCAGGTGATCACCTGGACGCCGCCCGAGGGTGGTGAGGGCCCGGACTACACCCAGATGTGA
- the sppA gene encoding signal peptide peptidase SppA, translating to MSLALRLATLCLAFGAVIGASGCITINLPSGRVEPLVETTVDGSGDAKILLLEIDGVIRDAPEVSQLFGTVTEGMVSRVRDELDAAREDDNVRAVVLRINSPGGTVTGSDILYREILRFKQEEEVPVVAQMMGMATSGGYYVAMAADRVRAERTTVTGSIGVIFSGLNLTGLMKKVGVEDQTVTSGDFKDTGSMLRPMRKDERVQLQSVIDDLYGRFLEVVAAGREDLTEEQIAALADGRIYSASQALEAGLIDEIGSVDGAVAIARSLAGVPNAKVVTYHRPSEHTSNFYTRPAERTRELPSLWPDGMALRGPAFLYLWAPAVGLQ from the coding sequence ATGTCGCTCGCCCTGCGCCTCGCCACTCTCTGCCTCGCCTTTGGCGCCGTGATCGGCGCCTCGGGTTGCATCACCATCAACCTCCCGAGTGGACGCGTCGAACCGCTGGTCGAGACGACGGTCGACGGCAGCGGCGACGCGAAGATCCTGTTGCTCGAGATCGACGGCGTCATCCGGGACGCGCCCGAAGTCTCCCAGCTCTTCGGTACGGTCACCGAGGGGATGGTCAGTCGGGTGCGCGACGAGCTCGATGCCGCCCGCGAGGACGACAACGTGCGCGCGGTGGTCCTGCGCATCAACAGCCCGGGCGGCACGGTCACCGGCAGCGACATCCTCTACCGGGAGATCCTGCGCTTCAAACAGGAAGAGGAGGTGCCGGTGGTAGCCCAGATGATGGGCATGGCGACCTCCGGCGGCTACTACGTTGCGATGGCTGCCGACCGCGTGCGGGCCGAGCGCACGACGGTCACCGGGTCGATCGGTGTGATCTTCTCGGGTCTGAACCTCACCGGTCTCATGAAGAAGGTCGGCGTCGAGGACCAGACGGTCACGAGCGGCGACTTCAAGGACACGGGCTCGATGTTGCGACCCATGCGGAAGGACGAGCGCGTCCAGCTGCAATCCGTGATCGACGATCTCTACGGGCGCTTCCTCGAAGTGGTTGCCGCGGGACGCGAGGACCTCACCGAGGAGCAGATCGCAGCACTCGCCGACGGGCGCATCTACAGCGCATCACAGGCGCTCGAAGCCGGTCTCATCGACGAGATCGGTTCCGTCGACGGCGCCGTCGCAATCGCCCGCAGCCTGGCCGGGGTGCCCAACGCCAAGGTCGTCACCTATCACCGACCGAGCGAGCACACGAGCAACTTCTACACGCGGCCGGCCGAGCGTACGCGCGAGCTACCGAGCCTCTGGCCCGATGGCATGGCGCTGCGCGGCCCGGCGTTCCTCTACCTGTGGGCGCCGGCCGTGGGGCTTCAGTAG
- a CDS encoding vitamin B12-dependent ribonucleotide reductase — protein sequence MATHTTGGNGKDRGSNEGAHLRAVGAKGRKTRRTPKGVSIQRNFTRKGEDPFDAVVWELRSAKISGENGEVVFEQNDVEIPKDWSQLATNVVVSKYFRGHLDTPERERSVKQLIGRVVGKIREWGDGAGYFATPADSQAFSDELTHILVTQRMAFNSPVWFNLGVKNTPQQASACFINSVDDTMESIMDLAKTEAMLFKGGSGAGSNLSKIRSSKERLAGGGTASGPVSFMRGFDSFAGVVKSGGKTRRAAKMVILNVDHPDIMEFVHSKADEEKKAWSLIDSGYDGGFNVPGGAYDSVYFQNANHSVRVTDGFMQATQNDADWQTRAVTTGESLETLKARDVMREMAEAAHVCGDPGIQYDTTINRWNPVKASGRIHSSNPCSEYMFLDDTACNLASLNLMKFVDEGGRFDVEAYRHAAALTILAQEILVDHADYPTQAIAKNSHLFRPLGLGYANLGALLMSFGLPYDSDEGRNLAAALTALMCGQAYATSAEVAEAMGPFPRYRMNRKPFLEVIGMHKEAAEAIPSTGVPEDLMTAARESWAEALEKGTKHGYKNGQVTVLAPTGTIAFMMDCDTTGVEPDIALVKYKKLVGGGLLKIVNGTVPSALRHLGYSEEQIVRIVEYVDENETIEGAPDLDEAHLAVFDCAFRAAKGTRSIHWMGHVRMMGAVQPFLSGAISKTVNLPEDATVDDIVLAYTEGWRLGLKALAVYRDGSKRTQPLNAGKDVSSETNEETAARPIRAKLPDEREARTHKFSIAGHEGYLTVGLYENGQPGEIFLRMAKEGSTVSGLMDTIATMTSISLQYGVPLKALVDKFSHTRFEPAGFTNNREIPIAKSVMDYVFRYLGNRFLQEPAMADEQDNLTADGLEAPAPEKVAAVAGGSGVEPSSFVNQADAPSCSDCGSIMIRNGACYKCPNCGGTSGCS from the coding sequence ATGGCTACGCACACCACGGGCGGCAACGGCAAGGATCGAGGCAGCAACGAAGGCGCGCATCTGCGCGCCGTCGGAGCGAAGGGGCGCAAGACGCGTCGCACGCCGAAGGGCGTCTCGATCCAACGCAACTTCACCCGCAAAGGCGAAGACCCGTTCGACGCCGTGGTCTGGGAGCTGCGCAGCGCGAAGATCTCCGGCGAGAACGGCGAGGTCGTCTTCGAACAGAACGACGTCGAGATCCCGAAGGACTGGTCCCAGCTGGCCACGAACGTGGTCGTGTCCAAGTACTTCCGGGGTCACCTCGACACGCCCGAGCGCGAGCGCAGCGTCAAGCAGCTGATCGGACGCGTGGTCGGCAAGATCCGCGAGTGGGGCGACGGCGCGGGCTACTTCGCGACACCGGCCGACTCCCAGGCCTTCTCGGACGAGCTGACCCACATCCTCGTCACCCAGCGGATGGCTTTCAACTCGCCGGTCTGGTTCAACCTCGGCGTCAAGAACACGCCCCAGCAGGCCAGCGCCTGCTTCATCAACTCCGTGGACGACACCATGGAGTCGATCATGGACCTGGCGAAGACCGAGGCCATGCTCTTCAAGGGCGGCTCGGGCGCCGGCTCGAACCTGTCGAAGATCCGCTCGTCGAAGGAGCGCCTGGCTGGCGGTGGCACCGCGTCGGGCCCGGTTTCGTTCATGCGCGGGTTCGACTCCTTCGCGGGCGTCGTGAAGTCGGGGGGGAAGACCCGCCGCGCCGCCAAGATGGTGATCCTGAACGTCGACCACCCCGACATCATGGAGTTCGTCCACTCCAAGGCCGACGAGGAGAAGAAGGCCTGGTCGCTGATCGACTCCGGCTACGACGGCGGCTTCAACGTGCCTGGCGGCGCCTACGACTCGGTGTACTTCCAGAACGCGAACCACTCGGTCCGGGTGACCGACGGCTTCATGCAGGCCACCCAGAACGACGCCGACTGGCAGACGCGCGCGGTCACCACGGGCGAGAGCCTCGAGACGCTGAAGGCGCGCGACGTCATGCGCGAGATGGCCGAAGCCGCACACGTCTGCGGTGATCCCGGCATCCAGTACGACACCACGATCAACCGCTGGAATCCGGTGAAGGCGTCCGGGCGCATCCACTCGAGCAATCCCTGCTCCGAGTACATGTTCCTCGACGACACGGCCTGCAACCTGGCCAGCCTGAACCTGATGAAGTTCGTGGACGAGGGCGGACGGTTCGACGTAGAGGCCTACCGTCACGCCGCCGCGCTCACGATCCTGGCCCAGGAGATCCTGGTCGACCACGCGGACTACCCGACGCAGGCGATCGCGAAGAACAGCCACCTGTTCCGCCCGCTCGGGCTCGGCTACGCCAACCTCGGCGCGCTGCTCATGTCGTTCGGACTGCCCTACGACAGCGACGAGGGCCGCAACCTCGCCGCCGCGCTCACCGCACTGATGTGCGGCCAGGCCTATGCCACGAGTGCCGAGGTCGCCGAGGCGATGGGGCCGTTCCCGCGCTACCGCATGAACCGCAAGCCGTTCCTCGAAGTGATCGGCATGCACAAGGAGGCCGCCGAGGCGATCCCGTCGACGGGTGTCCCGGAAGACCTCATGACCGCGGCTCGCGAGAGCTGGGCAGAAGCCCTCGAGAAGGGAACGAAGCACGGGTACAAGAACGGCCAGGTCACCGTGCTCGCTCCCACCGGCACGATCGCCTTCATGATGGACTGCGACACGACCGGCGTGGAGCCGGACATCGCCCTCGTGAAGTACAAGAAGCTGGTCGGCGGCGGTCTCCTGAAGATCGTGAACGGCACGGTCCCGAGTGCTCTGCGGCACCTCGGCTACTCCGAGGAGCAGATCGTCCGGATCGTCGAGTACGTCGACGAGAACGAGACGATCGAAGGCGCACCCGATCTCGACGAGGCCCACCTCGCCGTCTTCGACTGCGCCTTCCGCGCCGCGAAAGGCACCCGCAGCATCCACTGGATGGGGCACGTGCGCATGATGGGCGCGGTCCAGCCCTTCCTCTCGGGCGCCATCAGCAAGACGGTCAATCTCCCCGAGGACGCCACGGTCGACGACATCGTGCTCGCCTACACCGAAGGCTGGCGCCTCGGCCTGAAGGCGCTGGCGGTGTACCGCGACGGCAGCAAGCGGACCCAGCCGCTCAACGCCGGCAAGGACGTCTCGAGCGAGACCAACGAGGAGACCGCGGCGCGTCCGATCCGGGCGAAGCTCCCCGACGAGCGCGAGGCGCGCACCCACAAGTTCTCGATCGCCGGCCACGAGGGCTACCTCACGGTTGGGCTCTACGAGAACGGCCAGCCGGGTGAGATCTTCCTCCGCATGGCGAAGGAAGGCAGCACGGTCTCGGGGCTGATGGACACCATCGCCACCATGACCTCGATCTCGCTCCAGTACGGCGTGCCGCTCAAGGCACTGGTGGACAAGTTCAGCCATACCCGATTCGAGCCGGCCGGCTTCACCAACAACCGCGAGATTCCGATCGCGAAGTCGGTGATGGACTACGTGTTCCGCTACCTGGGCAACCGCTTCCTGCAGGAGCCGGCCATGGCCGACGAGCAGGACAACCTGACCGCGGATGGCCTCGAAGCCCCGGCTCCCGAGAAGGTGGCTGCGGTCGCCGGTGGGTCGGGGGTTGAGCCCAGCTCCTTCGTGAACCAGGCGGACGCGCCGAGCTGCAGCGATTGCGGCTCGATCATGATCCGCAACGGCGCTTGCTACAAGTGCCCGAACTGCGGCGGCACCAGCGGCTGCAGCTGA
- a CDS encoding inositol monophosphatase family protein, producing the protein MPLPLHDALAAATTAADRARREVLSRFRRVEVETKGDGSPVTEADRAAEQAIRETLRAGFPDHRILGEEFGVEGEGEGPCWVIDPIDGTIAYSRGIPLFATLIALLEDGEPVVALLDLPALDERYTAVRGEGCLRNGRPTRVSGETDLQQAIVSHGDPFCFERFGRADVFARMATELPLLRGYTDAFGHALVLGGGVGAMVDLDLNPWDAAPSRLLVPEAGGRCEVLPGQPGKCGLVIGSPGLVEQLLAYF; encoded by the coding sequence GTGCCGCTCCCGCTTCACGACGCTTTGGCGGCCGCTACGACCGCCGCGGATCGCGCGCGCCGCGAGGTGCTCTCGCGCTTTCGTCGCGTCGAAGTCGAGACCAAGGGCGACGGTTCGCCCGTGACCGAAGCGGACCGCGCCGCCGAGCAGGCGATCCGCGAAACCCTGCGCGCGGGGTTTCCCGACCACCGCATCCTCGGCGAAGAGTTCGGGGTAGAGGGAGAGGGCGAAGGGCCGTGTTGGGTGATCGACCCGATCGACGGCACGATCGCCTACTCACGCGGGATCCCGCTCTTCGCCACGCTGATCGCCCTGCTCGAAGACGGCGAACCGGTCGTCGCTCTACTCGATCTACCGGCCCTCGACGAACGCTACACGGCGGTGCGCGGGGAGGGTTGTCTCCGCAATGGACGCCCGACGCGGGTCTCGGGCGAGACGGATCTGCAGCAGGCGATCGTCTCGCACGGAGACCCGTTCTGCTTCGAGCGCTTCGGGCGTGCCGACGTCTTCGCGCGCATGGCGACCGAGCTGCCCCTGCTGCGCGGCTACACCGACGCCTTCGGCCATGCGCTCGTGCTGGGCGGCGGCGTCGGGGCGATGGTCGACCTGGACCTCAACCCGTGGGACGCCGCGCCGTCACGGCTGCTGGTCCCCGAGGCGGGCGGGCGCTGCGAGGTCCTGCCGGGGCAGCCCGGCAAATGCGGGCTCGTGATCGGCAGCCCCGGCCTGGTGGAGCAGCTGCTCGCCTACTTCTAG
- a CDS encoding DUF971 domain-containing protein, translated as MSEPGAPIQPTEIAQKGPRTLAIRWSDGVLSEIEVRALRLACGCASCIDEWSGEGLLDVSSVPEDIHPVTIQPVGRYAIQVAWSDGHETGIYPFARLRELGGDAS; from the coding sequence GTGAGCGAGCCGGGCGCACCCATCCAACCGACGGAGATCGCCCAGAAAGGGCCGCGCACCCTGGCGATCCGCTGGTCCGACGGCGTGCTCAGCGAGATCGAGGTGCGCGCGCTGCGCCTCGCCTGTGGCTGCGCCAGCTGCATCGACGAGTGGAGCGGCGAGGGGCTCCTCGACGTCTCGTCGGTCCCCGAGGACATCCACCCCGTCACGATCCAGCCGGTGGGTCGCTACGCGATCCAGGTGGCGTGGAGCGACGGCCACGAGACCGGGATCTACCCCTTCGCGCGCCTGCGCGAGCTGGGCGGCGACGCCTCCTAG
- the npdG gene encoding NADPH-dependent F420 reductase: MSSSVAILGGTGDQGLGLALRFCAAGRRVVIGSRKADRAVEAAEEVRQKVPGADVEGLENGDATASSEIVILSVPFEHTAGTVKGIKERLSPGQIVVSMGVPLATSVGDAASRMIGVWQGSCAELVAALVPKGVHTVSAFQNVSAHRLQHLPDPVECDVVVSGPKEPRGQIIELCGLIPGLQGVDGGPLSNARIVESMTALLIGMNIRYKVSDGIGVRFTGLPD, from the coding sequence ATGTCGAGTTCGGTGGCCATTCTCGGCGGAACCGGAGATCAAGGACTTGGACTGGCCCTGCGCTTCTGCGCCGCGGGAAGGCGCGTCGTGATCGGTTCGCGAAAAGCCGACCGCGCCGTCGAGGCCGCCGAGGAAGTCCGACAGAAGGTGCCCGGAGCCGACGTAGAGGGGCTCGAGAACGGAGACGCCACGGCGAGTTCCGAGATCGTGATCCTGTCGGTGCCTTTCGAGCACACCGCCGGGACGGTGAAGGGCATCAAGGAGCGCCTGTCCCCGGGTCAGATCGTGGTGTCGATGGGCGTCCCGCTGGCCACCTCGGTGGGCGACGCGGCGTCGCGGATGATCGGAGTCTGGCAGGGTTCCTGCGCGGAACTCGTGGCGGCCCTGGTCCCGAAGGGCGTCCACACGGTTTCCGCCTTCCAGAACGTGTCGGCCCACCGGCTCCAGCATCTGCCGGACCCGGTCGAGTGCGACGTCGTCGTCTCCGGCCCCAAGGAGCCGCGCGGCCAGATCATCGAGCTCTGTGGCCTGATTCCCGGGCTCCAGGGGGTCGACGGCGGCCCGCTCTCGAACGCCCGGATCGTGGAATCGATGACCGCCCTGCTGATCGGCATGAACATCCGGTACAAGGTCTCGGACGGGATCGGCGTCCGCTTCACGGGCCTGCCGGACTGA